The Polaribacter tangerinus genome has a segment encoding these proteins:
- the porU gene encoding type IX secretion system sortase PorU: MKKIVPTFFTLFIALAVFAQTSNSVLATGDWYKFSVDTTGVFKIDKNFLEKIGVATKGLNPRNIKIYGNGGQLLPELNSDFRYNDLQENAIAVIGEEDGEFNNNDFILFYAKGPHDWVIDTNSKTAKHQQNIYSDNAYYFITVGNTPGKRITNQKENTSLATTNITSFNDFVFYEKEELNLFGAGTQWFFKHDFNIENSKTFRIPFKNAVPNQPVSITTRAVCNSVVPSTMVVKANNTDVYTLTFPAVSAGGLTKAVAAEKSDSFLNTAESIQVTLTYNNNGNPSANTFLDYIEIVGKKNLAASDFQFSFRSFEQFDSTGTVRFQISNATSVYQIWDVTDFINPKNIPNQSTDADFIFNDDGGVLKEYIVLNETDFYIPEILDNAKIANQNLHSLSEINYLIITNNLLFTEAQRLAKYHQENNNLSTKVVLLDDIYNEFSSGSKDITGIRDFIKMLYSSSSTPDKKLKYVCFFGDASYDYKDRISNNNNIVPVKLSDESFNLANSYVTDDYFVMLEPNEGTMQVSHTVDVVSARIPVSDRVQAKNVVDKILSYYDRSALGDWRNTITLLADDIDATGEEVIQGGVESIADEIKNNKPIFNVQKIYADAYLQENSSGGERYPEVKTAITNAIEKGTLVFDYFGHGGEDGFASERILEKPQIQDFNNSKNLPLLITVTCDFSRFDNPNRTTAGELTLWNANGGAASMITTTREVFISVGQRFNESLIRLLLEFNAEDYTIAEALKEAKNNFTNAQKFFIYAFGDPAMKLAVPTPNVRITKLNEVPISQAIDTLKALSKVRFEGEVLDENNILLNDFNGTLFTTVFDKPIDKTTLDNDNFGIKLTFDTQDSKLFRGKSTVENGVFKFDFIVPKDVKIAYGKGKLSFYAENGVLEKAGYNFDVVVGGINEDAPEDTVGPEIQLYMNDESFMDGGNTNASPNLIAVLRDTSGINTSITAVDHDIVGILDGDTTNPIVLNDFYQTELNDFTKGKVTYRFRDLAVGPHTLKIKAWDTYNNSSETTLNFVVVSDAILNLENVLNYPNPFVNYTEFWFHHNKPNELLEVQVQIFTIAGKLVKTIHQQVQTNGNLSRNISWNGRDDFGNKIAKGVYIYKLRVKATTSNLVSEKYEKLVIL, translated from the coding sequence ATGAAAAAAATAGTACCAACCTTTTTTACGTTATTTATAGCATTAGCAGTATTTGCACAAACCTCTAATAGTGTTTTAGCTACTGGAGATTGGTATAAATTTTCTGTAGATACCACCGGTGTTTTTAAAATTGATAAAAATTTTTTAGAAAAAATTGGTGTTGCTACCAAAGGTTTGAATCCTAGAAATATAAAAATATACGGAAATGGCGGACAGTTGTTACCAGAGTTAAATAGCGATTTTAGATACAACGATTTACAAGAAAATGCCATTGCTGTAATTGGAGAGGAAGACGGAGAATTTAATAACAACGATTTTATATTGTTTTATGCTAAAGGACCTCATGATTGGGTAATTGATACGAACTCAAAAACAGCTAAACATCAGCAAAATATATATTCAGATAACGCCTATTATTTTATTACTGTGGGTAATACACCTGGTAAAAGAATTACGAACCAAAAAGAAAATACTAGTTTAGCGACCACCAATATTACGTCATTTAACGATTTTGTTTTTTACGAAAAAGAGGAACTAAATTTATTTGGCGCAGGTACTCAATGGTTTTTTAAACACGATTTTAATATAGAAAACTCCAAAACGTTTCGTATTCCTTTTAAAAATGCTGTTCCCAATCAGCCAGTTTCCATTACTACTCGAGCTGTTTGTAATTCTGTAGTACCTTCTACGATGGTAGTAAAAGCAAATAATACCGATGTGTACACCTTAACATTTCCTGCTGTAAGTGCTGGTGGATTAACCAAAGCAGTAGCGGCAGAAAAGTCGGATTCTTTTTTAAATACAGCCGAGTCTATACAAGTAACCTTAACATACAATAATAACGGAAATCCTTCTGCCAATACATTTTTAGATTATATAGAAATTGTAGGGAAGAAGAATTTAGCGGCATCAGATTTTCAGTTTTCGTTTCGCAGTTTCGAGCAATTTGACTCCACCGGAACCGTCCGTTTTCAAATTTCTAACGCAACTTCAGTATATCAAATTTGGGATGTTACAGATTTTATCAACCCTAAAAATATACCAAATCAAAGCACCGATGCTGATTTTATTTTTAATGATGATGGTGGCGTATTAAAGGAATATATTGTTTTAAATGAAACAGATTTTTACATTCCAGAAATACTCGATAATGCTAAAATTGCCAATCAGAATTTACATAGTCTTTCTGAAATTAATTACTTAATAATTACAAACAATCTTTTATTTACCGAAGCTCAGCGACTAGCAAAGTATCACCAAGAGAACAACAATCTTTCTACAAAAGTGGTGCTTTTAGACGATATTTATAACGAGTTTTCTTCTGGTTCTAAAGATATTACCGGAATTAGAGACTTTATAAAAATGCTCTATTCAAGCAGTTCAACGCCCGATAAAAAATTAAAATATGTCTGTTTTTTTGGCGATGCATCATATGATTATAAAGACAGAATTTCAAACAATAACAACATTGTTCCTGTAAAACTGTCTGACGAAAGTTTTAATTTGGCAAATTCATATGTTACCGATGATTATTTTGTAATGCTAGAGCCCAATGAAGGTACCATGCAAGTTTCTCATACGGTAGATGTTGTTTCTGCAAGAATTCCTGTATCGGATAGGGTACAAGCCAAAAATGTAGTTGATAAAATTTTAAGTTATTATGATAGAAGTGCTTTAGGAGATTGGCGAAATACCATTACATTGTTAGCCGATGATATCGATGCTACCGGAGAGGAAGTAATACAGGGCGGCGTAGAGTCTATTGCTGATGAGATTAAAAACAACAAGCCCATTTTTAATGTGCAAAAAATATATGCAGATGCTTATTTGCAAGAAAACTCGTCGGGAGGAGAGCGATACCCAGAAGTAAAAACAGCTATTACAAACGCAATTGAAAAAGGAACACTTGTGTTTGATTATTTTGGACATGGCGGGGAAGATGGTTTTGCTTCTGAGCGAATTTTAGAAAAACCACAAATTCAAGATTTTAATAATAGTAAAAATTTACCTTTACTAATTACCGTTACCTGCGATTTTTCTCGTTTCGATAATCCAAATAGAACAACTGCAGGAGAGCTTACTTTATGGAATGCCAATGGAGGTGCAGCGAGTATGATAACCACTACCAGAGAGGTTTTTATTTCTGTAGGCCAACGTTTTAACGAGTCTTTAATACGCCTTTTATTAGAGTTTAATGCAGAAGATTATACCATAGCAGAGGCTTTAAAAGAGGCGAAAAATAACTTTACGAATGCACAAAAATTCTTTATTTATGCCTTCGGAGATCCGGCGATGAAATTAGCAGTTCCCACCCCAAACGTGCGAATTACAAAATTGAATGAAGTACCAATTTCTCAGGCCATAGATACTTTAAAGGCATTGTCTAAAGTGCGTTTTGAAGGCGAGGTTTTAGATGAAAACAATATTCTTTTAAATGATTTTAACGGTACATTGTTTACTACTGTTTTCGACAAGCCAATTGATAAAACAACTCTAGACAATGATAATTTTGGTATAAAATTAACTTTCGACACTCAAGATAGTAAATTGTTTAGAGGAAAATCTACCGTAGAAAACGGTGTTTTTAAGTTCGATTTTATCGTTCCGAAAGATGTAAAAATTGCATACGGAAAGGGAAAATTGAGTTTTTACGCAGAAAATGGCGTGCTAGAAAAAGCTGGTTATAATTTTGATGTGGTTGTAGGAGGTATTAATGAAGATGCGCCAGAGGATACTGTTGGGCCAGAAATACAGCTTTACATGAACGATGAGTCTTTTATGGATGGTGGAAATACCAACGCCTCTCCAAATTTAATTGCTGTGTTGCGTGATACTAGTGGTATAAATACTTCTATAACAGCTGTAGACCACGATATAGTAGGTATTTTAGATGGAGACACAACCAACCCAATAGTTTTAAATGATTTTTATCAGACAGAGTTAAATGATTTTACCAAAGGAAAAGTTACCTATCGATTTAGAGATTTGGCGGTTGGGCCACATACTTTAAAAATAAAAGCGTGGGATACTTATAATAATTCTTCAGAAACTACGTTGAACTTTGTGGTAGTAAGTGATGCTATTTTAAATTTAGAAAATGTTTTAAATTATCCGAATCCTTTTGTAAATTACACAGAGTTTTGGTTTCATCACAACAAACCAAATGAACTGTTAGAGGTTCAAGTACAAATTTTTACAATTGCTGGTAAATTAGTCAAAACAATACATCAGCAAGTTCAAACTAACGGAAATTTATCACGAAATATAAGCTGGAACGGGCGTGATGATTTTGGCAACAAAATAGCCAAAGGAGTCTATATATACAAGTTAAGAGTAAAGGCAACAACAAGTAATTTGGTGTCTGAAAAATATGAGAAATTAGTAATTCTCTGA
- the porV gene encoding type IX secretion system outer membrane channel protein PorV, which yields MKKISFYFLVALLTITKVSAQTNTPVTGGITTATPFLLIVPDARAGGMGDIGVATTADGFSLFHNPAKIAFSDRQIKTGITYSPWLRNLTDDIFIGSGSYINRFSENAAWGADFKYFSLGQIDLTDSQGNNNGSINPNELVFTGSYSLRLSETYAMGVSLKYIRSNLAFNGTAGNALQPINSFAVDVSGYYQSTEENYGNFNGRYRLGFNIANIGPKVSYVPGEEDFIPTNLKLGGGFDFILDDYNTISTTVEFTKLLVPTPQPDGSEQDTGFVNGIFSSFGDAPGGFSEELKEITYALGAEYLYNQAFALRAGYFHESEEKGNRQYFTLGGGFRTNALNIDLSYLVNSSDVNNPLENSLRFSLSFDLGEIYDVF from the coding sequence ATGAAAAAAATAAGTTTTTACTTTCTAGTTGCTTTATTAACAATTACTAAAGTTTCTGCACAAACAAATACTCCGGTAACAGGTGGAATTACAACTGCAACTCCGTTTTTACTAATTGTGCCAGATGCAAGAGCAGGAGGTATGGGAGATATTGGGGTAGCAACTACTGCAGATGGATTTTCACTATTTCATAATCCCGCTAAAATAGCTTTTAGCGACCGTCAAATAAAAACAGGAATTACTTACTCGCCATGGTTACGAAATTTAACAGATGATATTTTTATAGGAAGTGGTTCTTACATCAATCGTTTTAGTGAAAATGCCGCTTGGGGTGCAGATTTTAAATATTTTTCTCTCGGTCAAATAGACCTAACAGATAGTCAGGGAAACAACAATGGTTCTATAAACCCGAATGAATTGGTTTTTACGGGTTCTTATTCGTTACGTTTAAGTGAAACCTATGCTATGGGAGTTTCTTTAAAATACATTCGTTCTAACTTGGCATTTAACGGTACTGCAGGAAACGCGCTGCAGCCTATCAATTCTTTTGCAGTAGACGTTTCGGGTTATTATCAATCTACAGAAGAGAATTATGGAAATTTTAACGGACGTTACAGGCTCGGTTTTAACATCGCTAACATTGGTCCGAAAGTTTCTTATGTTCCTGGTGAAGAAGATTTTATTCCAACAAATTTAAAATTAGGTGGAGGTTTCGACTTTATTCTAGACGATTACAACACCATATCTACTACAGTAGAATTTACAAAACTATTAGTGCCAACACCACAACCAGATGGTTCGGAGCAAGATACTGGTTTTGTAAATGGTATTTTTAGCTCTTTTGGTGATGCACCGGGCGGATTTAGTGAAGAGTTAAAAGAAATTACTTATGCATTGGGAGCTGAGTATTTATACAACCAAGCATTTGCTTTAAGAGCAGGTTATTTTCATGAAAGCGAAGAAAAAGGAAACAGACAATATTTTACATTAGGTGGTGGTTTTAGAACCAATGCTTTAAATATCGATTTGTCGTATTTGGTAAATTCATCTGATGTTAATAACCCATTAGAAAATTCTTTGAGATTTTCACTTTCTTTCGATTTAGGAGAAATTTATGATGTTTTCTAA
- the cdd gene encoding cytidine deaminase, which yields MKDITITAKATLFSTMSELPLADKELMQRAVKARKNAYAPYSKFSVGAALLLENGNIVIGNNQENAAYPSGMCAERVAIWQAGALFPGVKILKIAISASSSITLVDKPVGPCGACRQTLSEYEINQQQPFEVIFMGEVGEVIKTTSLLSLLPFSFDKSYL from the coding sequence ATGAAAGATATTACGATAACGGCAAAAGCAACCTTGTTTTCAACAATGTCAGAATTACCATTAGCCGATAAAGAGTTGATGCAAAGAGCCGTAAAAGCTAGAAAAAATGCCTACGCTCCATATTCTAAATTTAGTGTTGGCGCTGCATTATTATTAGAAAATGGAAATATAGTAATAGGTAACAACCAAGAAAATGCCGCATATCCGTCGGGCATGTGTGCCGAACGAGTAGCTATTTGGCAAGCGGGAGCACTGTTTCCGGGGGTTAAAATTTTAAAAATAGCTATTTCTGCAAGTTCTTCTATAACGTTAGTAGATAAGCCAGTTGGGCCATGTGGTGCGTGTAGGCAAACACTCTCAGAGTACGAAATAAATCAACAACAACCTTTCGAAGTAATTTTTATGGGTGAAGTAGGAGAAGTTATAAAAACAACTTCCTTACTTTCTTTATTACCCTTTTCTTTCGATAAGTCTTATTTATAA
- a CDS encoding group III truncated hemoglobin produces the protein MKKDIATRADIKMILQQFYDSLLLDEKMIPFFEDILKENSLEQHLEVITDFWSDILLGTKLYKNNTMQKHLDKNRSVKFEKEHFKIWTSYLHKTIEKSFEGNLAERMKQSATSIASVMQIKMNLFAK, from the coding sequence ATGAAAAAAGATATAGCAACAAGAGCAGACATAAAAATGATTTTGCAACAGTTTTACGATAGTTTGTTGTTGGATGAAAAAATGATTCCTTTTTTCGAAGACATATTAAAAGAAAACAGTTTAGAGCAACATTTGGAAGTAATTACAGATTTTTGGAGCGATATTTTATTAGGTACAAAGCTGTATAAAAATAATACGATGCAAAAACACCTTGACAAAAATAGGTCTGTAAAATTTGAAAAGGAACATTTTAAAATCTGGACATCGTATTTACACAAAACTATTGAAAAAAGTTTCGAAGGAAATTTAGCAGAAAGAATGAAGCAGAGTGCAACTTCTATAGCATCAGTTATGCAAATTAAAATGAATTTATTTGCCAAATAG
- a CDS encoding 3-oxoacyl-ACP synthase III family protein has translation MICSKITGTGTFIPSINTKNESFLNANFLDNNGDDFASENSVIIDKFKAITGIEERRYAKDTCKTSDLAFFAAQKAIENAAIQPEDLDYIILAHNFGDVKKGAIQSDILPSLASRVKYRLGIENPNCVAYDILFGCPGWVEGVIQANAFIKAGIASKCLVIGAETLSRVVDKHDRDSMIFSDGAGACIVEKTTTDSLESGILSHATQTFSKDEAYFLHFGNSFNTLEDKNVRYIKMEGRKIYEFAITKVPAAMKVALDKSGVDIDDVKKVFIHQANEKMDEAIIKRFYRLYKKQPPVAIMPMSIHKLGNSSVATIPTLLDLVLKGNIENQEVKKGDVVIFASVGAGMNINAIVYRF, from the coding sequence ATGATTTGTTCAAAAATTACGGGTACAGGTACTTTCATCCCCTCTATAAATACTAAAAATGAGTCTTTTTTAAACGCTAATTTTTTAGATAATAATGGTGATGACTTTGCCTCAGAAAATTCGGTTATTATCGACAAGTTTAAGGCAATTACTGGTATCGAAGAAAGACGGTATGCAAAAGACACCTGTAAAACTTCAGACCTAGCTTTTTTCGCAGCCCAAAAAGCCATAGAAAATGCTGCAATTCAGCCAGAGGATTTAGACTATATTATTTTGGCACATAATTTTGGTGATGTTAAAAAAGGCGCAATTCAAAGTGATATTTTACCAAGTTTAGCCTCGAGAGTAAAATACAGATTGGGTATCGAAAATCCGAATTGTGTTGCCTATGATATTTTGTTTGGCTGCCCAGGTTGGGTAGAAGGTGTTATACAAGCAAATGCATTTATTAAAGCCGGTATTGCTTCTAAATGCTTGGTAATTGGTGCAGAAACATTATCTAGAGTTGTAGATAAACACGATAGAGATTCAATGATTTTTAGCGATGGAGCAGGTGCATGCATTGTTGAAAAAACAACTACAGATTCGCTTGAATCTGGTATTTTAAGTCATGCAACTCAAACTTTTTCTAAAGACGAAGCGTATTTTTTGCATTTCGGAAACTCTTTTAATACACTCGAAGATAAAAATGTTCGTTATATAAAGATGGAAGGCAGAAAAATATATGAATTTGCCATAACCAAAGTTCCTGCAGCAATGAAAGTTGCTTTAGATAAAAGTGGTGTAGATATTGATGATGTCAAAAAAGTTTTTATACATCAGGCGAACGAAAAAATGGATGAAGCAATTATAAAACGATTTTATAGATTGTATAAAAAGCAACCTCCTGTAGCAATAATGCCTATGAGTATACATAAGTTAGGAAACAGTTCTGTGGCAACAATTCCTACATTATTAGATTTGGTACTAAAAGGTAACATAGAAAATCAAGAAGTTAAAAAAGGAGATGTGGTAATTTTTGCTTCTGTAGGTGCAGGAATGAATATTAATGCCATTGTTTACCGATTTTAA
- the guaA gene encoding glutamine-hydrolyzing GMP synthase, which produces MQEHNVLILDFGSQYTQLIARRVRELNIYCEIHPYNKLPENYTNFKAVILSGSPNSVRGENVLHPDLSDIRGKKPLLAVCYGAQYLAHFSGGEVAPSNTREYGRANLSFVKNNELFLDGIEAGSQVWMSHSDTIKALPENGILLASTTDVINAAYKIEGEETYGIQFHPEVYHSTDGKKLLENFLVKIAQVAQTWTPDSFVDSTVAEIREKVGSDKVVLGLSGGVDSTVAAVILNKAIGKNLYCIFVNNGLLRKNEFESVLAQYEGMGLNVKGVDASKRFLKALEGITDPEQKRKAIGNAFIEVFDDEAHQITDVTWLAQGTIYPDVIESVSVNGGPSATIKSHHNVGGLPDFMKLKIVEPLRMIFKDEVRRVGASMGIDKELLGRHPFPGPGLGIRILGDITAEKVRILQEVDAVFINGLKEAGLYDKVWQAGAMLLPVNSVGVMGDERTYEKVVALRAVESTDGMTADWVNLPYEFLQKTSNKIINQVKGVNRVVYDISSKPPATIEWE; this is translated from the coding sequence ATGCAAGAACACAACGTACTTATTTTAGATTTCGGATCGCAATACACTCAATTAATTGCGAGAAGAGTAAGGGAATTAAACATTTACTGTGAAATTCATCCATACAACAAATTACCAGAAAATTACACAAACTTTAAAGCAGTAATTCTTTCTGGGAGCCCCAACTCTGTTAGAGGTGAAAATGTTTTACATCCAGATTTATCCGATATTAGAGGTAAAAAACCGCTGTTAGCTGTATGTTACGGCGCACAATATTTGGCACATTTTTCGGGAGGTGAGGTAGCTCCATCTAATACCAGAGAATATGGTAGAGCAAACTTATCTTTTGTAAAGAATAACGAACTATTTTTAGACGGTATTGAGGCAGGTAGTCAGGTTTGGATGAGTCATTCAGATACGATTAAAGCTCTTCCCGAAAACGGAATTTTATTAGCGAGTACGACAGATGTAATAAATGCAGCCTACAAAATTGAAGGAGAAGAAACCTACGGAATACAATTTCATCCAGAAGTGTATCACTCTACTGATGGAAAAAAACTATTAGAAAATTTTTTGGTTAAAATAGCACAAGTTGCTCAAACTTGGACACCCGATTCTTTTGTAGATAGTACCGTTGCAGAAATTAGAGAAAAAGTAGGAAGTGATAAAGTTGTTTTAGGACTTTCTGGTGGTGTAGATTCTACGGTGGCTGCTGTTATTTTAAATAAAGCCATAGGAAAAAACTTATATTGTATTTTTGTAAATAACGGTTTGTTGCGTAAAAATGAGTTTGAAAGTGTGTTAGCGCAGTATGAAGGAATGGGTTTAAACGTTAAAGGAGTAGATGCTTCTAAACGTTTTTTAAAGGCATTAGAAGGCATAACAGATCCGGAGCAGAAAAGAAAAGCCATTGGAAACGCATTTATAGAAGTTTTTGACGATGAGGCGCATCAAATTACAGACGTAACTTGGTTGGCACAAGGTACAATTTACCCAGACGTTATTGAATCTGTTTCTGTAAACGGAGGTCCATCTGCAACCATAAAAAGTCACCATAATGTTGGCGGCTTGCCAGATTTTATGAAACTAAAAATAGTAGAGCCTTTGCGAATGATTTTTAAAGATGAGGTAAGAAGAGTAGGCGCTTCTATGGGAATAGATAAAGAACTTTTGGGTCGTCATCCTTTTCCTGGCCCTGGTTTGGGAATTCGAATTTTAGGAGATATTACCGCAGAAAAAGTTCGTATTTTACAGGAAGTAGATGCTGTATTTATCAATGGTTTAAAAGAGGCAGGTTTGTATGACAAAGTTTGGCAAGCCGGTGCTATGTTACTGCCTGTAAACTCTGTAGGAGTAATGGGAGATGAACGTACTTATGAAAAGGTAGTTGCGCTTAGAGCAGTAGAAAGTACAGATGGAATGACGGCAGATTGGGTAAATTTACCCTATGAGTTTTTGCAAAAAACATCGAATAAAATAATTAATCAAGTAAAAGGGGTAAATAGAGTAGTATATGATATTAGTTCTAAACCACCGGCAACTATAGAATGGGAATAA
- the gldJ gene encoding gliding motility lipoprotein GldJ: MKNIFKLSLVVLTTLLLTNCNRNSIGSNTSRLTGLSFNDPKNGNYIRNSSFEGQEPPMGMVAIEGGSFTMGQVQDDVMFDWNTTPKKIHVRSFFMDEAEVTNSEYFLFVQYIKDVFPPSEEEYKHIYTSVLPDTLVWRKSLGNTDILSENYFRHPAYADYPVVGVTWLQANEYCKWRTNAVNLKKLIDKGHIKNIFENDTLRNFFDTDVFLADSDKLFDGDTTVYKKGVKTRSIRKKGEPKPAKDAFQGRKITQADGILQQKFRLPTEAEWEFAAKAIIENREYNNIRGRKKYAWDGKYTREKDKRNRGNQLANFKQGEGDYSGLPGWSSDGSDIPIRIKSYPPNAFGLYDMSGNVAEWVADVYRPIIDNEANDFNYFRGNLFTKKMINEEGKVVIVGDEASVEYDTLPNGSIIPKQLPGSIKYVPITKSDAVFRTNFSRAENANIGDGDLNSTRFYQDDAERFASRPSMYNSPKKPSREIDPETGREILKNDAKKRRTLISDQTRVYKGGSWADREYWLDPAQRRYLPEYMATNYIGFRCVSDQLGPMTFNKRKARSKVR; the protein is encoded by the coding sequence ATGAAAAACATATTTAAACTATCATTAGTTGTACTTACCACCCTACTTTTAACCAACTGTAATCGCAATAGTATTGGTTCTAATACTTCTCGTTTAACAGGCTTGTCTTTTAACGATCCTAAAAATGGTAATTACATCAGAAACAGCTCTTTTGAAGGGCAAGAACCACCTATGGGAATGGTTGCTATAGAAGGAGGTTCTTTTACCATGGGGCAAGTACAAGATGATGTAATGTTCGATTGGAATACCACGCCAAAGAAAATTCATGTTCGTTCTTTTTTTATGGATGAAGCAGAGGTTACCAACTCAGAATATTTTTTGTTTGTACAGTATATTAAAGATGTTTTTCCTCCTTCAGAAGAAGAATACAAACACATTTATACTTCGGTATTACCAGATACACTTGTTTGGAGAAAAAGCTTAGGAAATACAGATATTTTGTCTGAAAATTATTTTCGTCATCCTGCGTATGCAGATTATCCGGTTGTAGGTGTAACATGGTTACAAGCCAACGAATATTGTAAATGGAGAACAAATGCAGTCAATTTAAAAAAACTTATAGACAAAGGACACATCAAAAATATTTTTGAAAATGACACCTTACGTAACTTTTTTGACACAGATGTTTTCTTAGCAGATTCTGATAAACTTTTTGATGGAGATACCACTGTATACAAAAAAGGTGTTAAAACTAGGTCTATCAGAAAAAAAGGAGAACCAAAACCTGCTAAAGATGCTTTTCAAGGAAGAAAAATAACGCAAGCGGACGGTATTTTACAACAAAAATTTAGACTACCTACAGAAGCAGAATGGGAATTTGCAGCCAAAGCCATTATAGAAAATCGTGAATACAACAATATTCGTGGTAGAAAAAAATATGCTTGGGATGGTAAATATACGCGTGAGAAAGACAAAAGAAATCGTGGAAACCAACTTGCTAACTTTAAACAAGGAGAAGGAGACTACAGTGGTTTACCTGGTTGGAGTTCAGATGGATCTGATATTCCAATTCGTATAAAGTCGTATCCGCCAAATGCTTTTGGCTTGTATGACATGTCTGGTAATGTTGCCGAGTGGGTTGCCGATGTATACCGACCAATTATAGACAATGAAGCCAACGATTTTAATTACTTTAGAGGTAATTTATTTACTAAAAAAATGATTAATGAAGAAGGAAAAGTAGTTATTGTTGGAGATGAAGCTTCTGTAGAGTATGATACGTTACCAAACGGAAGTATTATTCCGAAACAACTACCTGGTTCTATAAAATATGTACCTATTACTAAAAGTGATGCTGTCTTTAGAACCAATTTTTCTAGAGCAGAAAACGCTAATATTGGCGATGGAGATTTAAATTCGACACGTTTTTATCAGGATGACGCTGAGCGTTTTGCATCGCGACCAAGCATGTATAACTCGCCTAAAAAACCTTCTAGAGAAATTGACCCAGAAACGGGTAGAGAAATTCTTAAAAATGATGCTAAAAAACGTAGAACTTTAATTAGCGATCAAACTAGAGTATACAAAGGAGGTTCTTGGGCAGATAGAGAATACTGGCTAGATCCTGCACAAAGAAGGTATTTACCAGAATATATGGCTACCAACTATATTGGCTTTAGATGTGTTTCGGACCAACTAGGCCCAATGACTTTTAACAAAAGAAAAGCAAGAAGTAAAGTAAGATAA